In Devosia sp. XK-2, one DNA window encodes the following:
- a CDS encoding acyltransferase: protein MGNQDARLLGADFVRASACLIVLFHHLAQRIDFRTPLGSEPMQVLSNGGGLGVGLFFVLSGFLLSIPFWRALDAGGDLPSLRVYWLRRAARILPCFWLALIVTFILSVALFDVKLDQWLWLRLVAGFALVSDWHWLTLFPVEVNSPLWSIGFEASSYFFLPLGFAVLVAYGRALPPWGKRLAWFGVIGAALLAHMTFYNLVTVDPINRGWEYGLQGGAKVWMPWFNPFSFFAMFALGALAGGLQTLLAGKRNWAADMVFLAAMIGAGIFMYLTARFEGGELYGLLQVPYRFPIMHAMVALALALGPSTLLAGRLLDNPLVGYVARVSFGIYVWHYLLIELVRRFWLPDMALGTMTDATAFWSASAAVVLASLVVATASYRWLEAPVVGWARMLEPERPAKVTIRPA, encoded by the coding sequence ATGGGGAATCAAGACGCTCGCCTGCTTGGTGCGGACTTTGTGCGGGCCTCCGCCTGCCTCATTGTGCTGTTTCATCATCTGGCGCAGCGCATCGACTTTCGCACCCCGCTCGGCTCGGAGCCCATGCAGGTTTTGAGCAATGGCGGCGGCCTGGGCGTGGGCCTGTTCTTCGTGCTCAGCGGGTTCCTGCTGTCCATTCCGTTCTGGCGGGCGCTGGATGCCGGCGGCGATCTCCCCTCGCTGCGCGTCTACTGGCTTCGCCGCGCGGCGCGTATTTTGCCCTGTTTCTGGCTGGCGCTCATCGTCACCTTTATTCTCAGCGTGGCCCTGTTCGACGTCAAACTGGATCAATGGCTATGGCTTCGCCTCGTGGCGGGCTTTGCATTGGTCAGCGACTGGCACTGGCTGACCCTGTTTCCCGTCGAGGTGAACAGCCCTCTCTGGTCAATCGGCTTTGAGGCCAGCTCCTACTTTTTCCTGCCCCTGGGTTTTGCCGTTCTGGTGGCCTATGGCCGCGCGCTGCCGCCATGGGGCAAACGCCTGGCCTGGTTCGGCGTCATCGGCGCGGCTCTGCTCGCGCATATGACCTTCTATAATCTGGTCACGGTCGATCCCATAAACCGTGGCTGGGAATACGGCCTGCAGGGCGGCGCCAAGGTCTGGATGCCCTGGTTCAATCCGTTCAGCTTTTTTGCCATGTTTGCGCTGGGCGCGCTGGCAGGCGGACTGCAGACACTTCTTGCCGGCAAACGGAATTGGGCCGCCGATATGGTCTTTCTCGCCGCGATGATCGGGGCGGGCATCTTCATGTATCTCACGGCTCGTTTTGAGGGCGGCGAACTCTATGGCCTGCTCCAGGTCCCCTACCGCTTCCCCATCATGCACGCCATGGTTGCCCTGGCACTGGCTCTTGGCCCATCGACCCTGCTGGCCGGTCGCCTGCTCGACAATCCCTTGGTCGGCTATGTCGCGCGGGTGTCATTCGGCATCTATGTCTGGCACTACCTGCTCATCGAACTGGTGCGCAGGTTCTGGTTGCCCGACATGGCCCTTGGGACGATGACCGATGCCACCGCGTTCTGGAGCGCCTCGGCCGCCGTGGTGCTGGCGTCGCTTGTTGTCGCAACGGCATCCTACCGCTGGCTGGAGGCGCCCGTGGTCGGCTGGGCGCGCATGCTCGAGCCGGAACGCCCGGCGAAAGTGACCATTCGGCCCGCCTAG
- a CDS encoding TspO/MBR family protein translates to MQSATIDYRTPQPWIALAAFLVAVLGIGALIGTQSQPGVWYENLVKPPLNPPNWVFGPVWFTLYVMIAIAGWRVWMAAPRSAAMKFWGAQMLLNWAWSPVWFLAQMPWLAFIILVAMWLAIAGFILAARRHDPIAAWLFVPYIAWVSFAGYLNLSIALLN, encoded by the coding sequence ATGCAGTCCGCCACTATAGACTATCGTACGCCGCAACCATGGATCGCCCTGGCCGCCTTTCTGGTTGCCGTTCTGGGCATTGGCGCTTTGATCGGTACGCAGTCGCAGCCCGGCGTCTGGTACGAAAATCTCGTCAAGCCGCCGCTCAATCCGCCCAATTGGGTCTTCGGCCCAGTCTGGTTCACGCTCTATGTCATGATCGCCATTGCCGGCTGGCGCGTGTGGATGGCGGCGCCACGATCAGCGGCGATGAAATTCTGGGGCGCGCAAATGCTGCTGAACTGGGCCTGGTCGCCGGTGTGGTTTTTGGCGCAGATGCCCTGGTTGGCCTTCATCATTCTCGTCGCGATGTGGTTGGCCATTGCCGGCTTCATCCTCGCCGCACGCCGGCACGATCCCATCGCAGCCTGGCTTTTTGTCCCCTATATCGCCTGGGTGAGCTTTGCCGGCTATCTCAATCTGTCCATCGCGCTGCTGAACTAG
- the guaB gene encoding IMP dehydrogenase: MAKIITTITGEAALTFDDVLLQPARSDILPTETDISTYVTKDIALKLPILSSAMDTVTEANMAIAMAQAGGMGVIHKNLTAEQQAEQVRMVKSFESGMVVNPITIGPEATLSDALALMQQSRISGIPVVENGGKGGRAIGRLVGILTNRDVRFASNPNQPIAELMTRDNLITVGEGVSKEEAKVLLHRNRIEKLLVVDPDYRCIGLITVKDIEKAQLHPNAVKDEQGRLRVAAASTVGDNGFERSLQLIDAGVDLLVIDTAHGHSVRVAEAVERVKRESNSTRIVAGNVATPEATRALIDAGADAIKVGIGPGSICTTRIVAGVGVPQLAAVMGCAEEASKSGVPVIADGGIKFSGDMAKALAGGASCVMVGSLLAGTDEAPGEVFLYQGRSYKSYRGMGSVGAMGAGSADRYFQQDVRDQMKLVPEGIEGQVPYKGPVNAVLHQLAGGLRASMGYTGAHTLKDFRENSVFVKISGAALSESHVHDVTITREAPNYRSGR, from the coding sequence TTGGCGAAGATTATTACCACCATCACCGGCGAAGCGGCGCTGACATTCGATGACGTGCTGCTCCAGCCGGCGCGTTCCGACATCCTGCCTACCGAAACCGACATTTCCACCTATGTCACCAAGGATATCGCGCTCAAGCTGCCAATCCTGTCCTCGGCCATGGACACGGTGACCGAGGCCAATATGGCTATTGCCATGGCCCAGGCCGGCGGCATGGGGGTCATTCACAAGAACCTTACCGCCGAGCAGCAGGCCGAGCAGGTGCGCATGGTCAAGAGCTTCGAAAGCGGCATGGTGGTGAACCCCATCACCATCGGCCCCGAAGCCACGCTTTCCGACGCGCTGGCGCTGATGCAGCAAAGCCGGATCTCGGGCATTCCGGTGGTCGAGAATGGTGGTAAGGGCGGCCGCGCCATCGGCCGGCTGGTGGGTATTCTCACCAATCGCGACGTGCGCTTCGCCTCCAACCCCAACCAGCCCATTGCCGAGCTGATGACCCGGGACAACCTCATCACCGTGGGTGAGGGCGTGTCCAAGGAAGAGGCCAAGGTGCTGCTGCACCGCAACCGCATTGAAAAGCTGCTGGTGGTCGATCCCGACTATCGCTGCATTGGCCTGATCACCGTCAAGGACATCGAAAAGGCCCAGCTGCACCCCAATGCGGTCAAGGACGAACAGGGGCGTCTGCGCGTTGCCGCTGCCTCCACCGTAGGCGACAATGGCTTCGAGCGGTCGCTGCAGCTCATCGATGCCGGCGTCGACCTTCTTGTCATCGACACGGCGCATGGCCATTCGGTGCGGGTCGCCGAGGCTGTCGAGCGGGTCAAGCGCGAAAGCAATTCCACCCGCATCGTGGCGGGCAATGTCGCCACACCCGAGGCGACGCGTGCGCTGATCGATGCCGGCGCCGATGCCATCAAGGTCGGCATTGGCCCCGGTTCCATCTGCACCACCCGCATTGTCGCCGGTGTCGGTGTGCCGCAATTGGCGGCCGTCATGGGCTGCGCGGAGGAAGCCAGCAAGTCCGGCGTACCTGTCATCGCTGATGGCGGCATCAAATTCTCCGGCGACATGGCCAAGGCCCTGGCTGGTGGCGCCTCCTGCGTCATGGTCGGCTCGCTGCTGGCGGGCACGGATGAGGCCCCGGGCGAGGTTTTCCTCTATCAGGGCCGTTCCTATAAATCCTATCGCGGCATGGGCTCAGTGGGCGCCATGGGCGCCGGCTCGGCCGACCGCTATTTCCAGCAGGACGTGCGCGACCAGATGAAGCTCGTGCCCGAAGGCATCGAGGGCCAGGTGCCCTATAAGGGCCCGGTCAATGCTGTGCTGCATCAGCTCGCCGGCGGCCTGCGTGCCTCCATGGGCTATACCGGCGCCCACACGCTCAAGGATTTCCGCGAGAATTCGGTTTTCGTCAAAATCTCGGGCGCAGCGCTCAGCGAAAGCCACGTGCACGACGTTACCATCACCCGCGAAGCCCCGAACTATCGTAGCGGGCGCTGA
- a CDS encoding RsmB/NOP family class I SAM-dependent RNA methyltransferase yields the protein MRFPGRLAAAIDVLTDVETRHRPVSEALKAWGINNRFAGAGDRAAIGNLVYDALRKRASHAAAMGSDSPRALVLAVAMRDWGETPESLNEAFAGDAHAPQALNADEAAGADADLSGAAAADRADFPQWLAPSLQRAFGDDWIAEGQAMAGRPSLDLRANALKASPEKVIKSLARFSPQPTTIAPFGITMPAGPRDARTPNVTTDEGYQKGWFEVQDQGSQIVAALAGAQQGEQVLDLCAGAGGKTLALAALMGNKGQIFAYDADRARLAPIYERLKRNAVRNAQVRAPQDGALDDLIGKMDRVVVDAPCTGTGTWRRRPDTKWKLTPELLAQRQSEQAALLIEAARYLKSGGVLVYITCSILPEENDDQVAAFLAANADFSTMDMAVAWRQALITEIPDGLVTPRGGVCLTPRRTNTDGFYCHLLRKAWAK from the coding sequence ATGCGCTTCCCCGGCCGTCTCGCCGCCGCCATTGACGTTCTGACCGATGTCGAAACGCGCCATCGGCCCGTTTCCGAAGCGCTCAAGGCCTGGGGCATCAACAATCGCTTTGCCGGGGCAGGCGACCGCGCCGCTATTGGCAATCTCGTCTATGACGCCTTGCGCAAACGCGCTTCCCACGCCGCTGCCATGGGCAGCGACAGCCCGCGTGCCCTTGTGCTGGCCGTGGCCATGCGCGATTGGGGGGAAACGCCAGAGAGCCTGAACGAGGCCTTTGCCGGCGATGCCCATGCCCCCCAGGCTCTGAATGCCGATGAAGCTGCTGGCGCCGATGCCGACCTGTCCGGGGCGGCGGCGGCCGATCGGGCCGATTTTCCGCAATGGCTGGCGCCGTCGCTGCAACGCGCCTTTGGCGATGACTGGATTGCCGAAGGCCAGGCCATGGCCGGCAGACCCTCGCTCGACCTGCGTGCCAACGCACTCAAGGCCTCGCCGGAAAAGGTCATCAAATCGCTGGCGCGATTTTCGCCTCAGCCAACCACTATCGCCCCTTTCGGCATCACCATGCCGGCCGGCCCGCGCGATGCACGCACACCCAATGTCACCACGGACGAAGGCTATCAGAAGGGCTGGTTCGAAGTGCAGGACCAGGGCAGCCAGATCGTGGCGGCCTTGGCGGGAGCCCAGCAGGGCGAGCAGGTGCTCGATCTCTGCGCGGGGGCAGGGGGCAAGACCCTGGCCCTTGCCGCGCTCATGGGCAATAAGGGCCAGATATTTGCCTATGACGCCGACCGTGCGCGCCTGGCGCCCATCTATGAGCGCCTGAAGCGCAATGCCGTCCGCAATGCGCAGGTGCGTGCCCCGCAGGACGGCGCGCTGGACGATCTTATTGGCAAAATGGACCGCGTGGTCGTCGATGCACCCTGCACCGGCACCGGCACCTGGCGCCGTCGTCCCGATACCAAATGGAAGCTGACGCCCGAACTGCTTGCCCAGCGCCAGTCCGAACAGGCCGCGCTTCTGATCGAAGCCGCGCGCTACCTCAAGTCCGGCGGCGTGCTGGTCTATATTACATGCTCCATTCTGCCCGAGGAAAATGACGATCAGGTCGCAGCTTTCCTGGCGGCCAATGCCGACTTTTCCACCATGGATATGGCGGTGGCCTGGCGGCAGGCGCTGATCACCGAAATTCCCGATGGCCTGGTGACGCCGAGGGGCGGTGTCTGCCTGACGCCGCGCCGCACCAATACGGACGGCTTTTACTGCCATCTGCTGCGCAAGGCGTGGGCCAAGTGA
- a CDS encoding MFS transporter yields MSRVTPLILATALFMENMDSTVIATSLAAIAADIGTDPISLKLALTAYLVALAIFIPISSWMADRFGARRVFRTAMLVFMIGSIACAFSGSLAQFVGARFIQGMGGAMMGPVARLVLVRMTPRHQLVDAMAWLTIPALIGPIVGPPFGGFLTTYFSWHWIFIINVPIGLLGMALVGFALPNDQRNKPRNIDGKGFVLAGLAFALFAFGCSVISLPALPPIYGVVAAVLGIGLGYFYTRHALVAEYPLLDLRLLRLPIFRVSVVAGSFFRLGQGAVPFLFPLMLQLSFGLTPFESGMVTFVAAIGALAAKFVANWMFKTWGFKYPLVVSTLVSTLGILVMGFYAPGTPFPLILGILVFTGFWQSMFWTGSNAFVFADVEDKDAGQANVMSQVWGQLMFAMGVALGGGTLELAHRLRGGDELALADFHMAFYVVSAVSAIAVVMFLRIPRNAGHQLMGGPHMH; encoded by the coding sequence ATGTCGCGCGTAACACCACTGATCCTCGCCACCGCGCTGTTCATGGAAAACATGGACTCGACGGTGATTGCCACTTCACTGGCGGCCATTGCCGCCGATATCGGCACCGATCCGATTTCGCTCAAACTGGCGCTGACGGCCTATCTGGTGGCCCTCGCCATTTTCATCCCCATATCGAGCTGGATGGCCGACCGGTTCGGCGCGCGGCGGGTGTTCCGAACCGCCATGCTGGTGTTCATGATCGGCTCGATTGCCTGCGCCTTTTCCGGCTCCCTGGCCCAGTTCGTAGGTGCGCGTTTCATCCAGGGCATGGGCGGAGCGATGATGGGTCCGGTCGCCCGGCTGGTGCTGGTGCGGATGACACCGCGCCATCAATTGGTCGATGCCATGGCCTGGCTGACCATCCCCGCCTTGATCGGGCCGATTGTCGGCCCGCCCTTTGGCGGGTTCCTCACCACCTATTTCTCCTGGCACTGGATCTTCATCATCAATGTGCCCATTGGCCTATTGGGCATGGCGCTGGTCGGCTTTGCCCTGCCCAATGATCAGCGCAACAAGCCGCGCAATATCGATGGTAAGGGCTTCGTGCTGGCCGGCCTGGCCTTTGCCCTGTTCGCCTTTGGCTGTTCGGTGATCAGCCTGCCCGCCCTGCCCCCGATCTATGGCGTCGTCGCCGCGGTGCTGGGTATTGGCCTTGGCTATTTCTACACGCGCCATGCCCTGGTCGCCGAGTATCCATTGCTCGATCTGCGCCTTTTGCGCCTGCCGATCTTCCGTGTGTCGGTGGTGGCTGGCAGCTTCTTCCGTCTTGGTCAAGGCGCCGTACCCTTTCTCTTTCCACTCATGCTGCAATTGAGCTTCGGGCTGACGCCGTTTGAAAGCGGCATGGTCACCTTTGTCGCCGCTATCGGTGCGCTGGCGGCCAAATTCGTCGCCAATTGGATGTTCAAAACCTGGGGGTTCAAATATCCGCTGGTGGTGTCAACACTGGTGTCGACCCTGGGCATCCTGGTCATGGGCTTTTATGCGCCCGGCACGCCCTTCCCGCTGATTCTGGGCATTCTGGTCTTCACCGGCTTCTGGCAATCCATGTTCTGGACCGGCTCAAATGCCTTCGTTTTCGCCGATGTGGAGGACAAGGATGCCGGCCAGGCCAATGTGATGAGCCAGGTCTGGGGTCAGCTGATGTTCGCCATGGGCGTGGCGCTGGGCGGCGGCACGCTGGAACTGGCGCACCGTCTACGCGGCGGCGACGAGCTGGCGCTGGCCGATTTCCACATGGCCTTTTATGTGGTTTCCGCCGTCAGCGCGATTGCCGTGGTGATGTTCCTGCGCATTCCGCGCAATGCCGGCCACCAGCTCATGGGCGGCCCGCATATGCATTAA
- a CDS encoding helix-turn-helix domain-containing protein, translating to MQTLVSACPIEDVMRVLSGRWPSLLLYYLKDGTKRFSDLQRDNPSVSHRILSLELRKLEQAGLVARTAFPGYPLRVEYDLTPAGTQLMPLIDSLADWWSTSARLRARHAVPAEA from the coding sequence ATGCAGACCCTCGTTTCCGCCTGCCCCATCGAGGATGTGATGCGGGTTCTCTCGGGCCGCTGGCCCAGCCTGCTGCTCTATTATCTCAAGGATGGCACCAAGCGCTTTAGCGACCTTCAGCGCGACAATCCCAGCGTTTCCCACCGCATCCTGTCGCTCGAATTGCGCAAGCTCGAACAGGCTGGCCTGGTGGCGCGCACAGCCTTTCCCGGCTATCCGCTGCGGGTGGAATATGACCTGACGCCCGCCGGCACCCAATTGATGCCACTCATCGATTCCCTGGCCGATTGGTGGTCGACAAGTGCCCGGCTGCGCGCCCGCCACGCCGTTCCCGCCGAGGCCTGA
- a CDS encoding MAPEG family protein, which yields MILVEKLLVLAVALQAFLAISLILWLGLERVPRVMRGEIRVADIAVDRSAYPLKARLLSNSVDNQFQLPILFFVGAVLLLQADLADWFSVILAFLFVALRYVHAAIHVTTNRVYRRFVIYTAGLAVLSLFWLWLVLRILLLPSA from the coding sequence ATGATCCTCGTTGAAAAACTGCTGGTCCTCGCCGTGGCCTTGCAGGCCTTTCTGGCCATCAGCTTGATCCTTTGGCTCGGTTTGGAGCGTGTGCCGCGGGTCATGCGTGGGGAAATTCGGGTGGCTGACATTGCCGTGGACAGAAGCGCCTATCCCCTCAAGGCGCGGCTACTTTCGAACAGCGTCGACAATCAGTTTCAGCTTCCGATCCTGTTCTTTGTGGGCGCAGTTCTGTTGCTGCAGGCCGATCTTGCCGACTGGTTCAGCGTGATCCTGGCCTTTCTGTTCGTGGCCTTGCGCTACGTCCACGCGGCCATCCACGTCACCACCAATCGCGTCTATCGCCGCTTTGTCATCTACACTGCCGGACTTGCCGTGCTGTCCCTGTTCTGGCTATGGCTGGTCCTTCGTATTCTCCTGCTTCCGAGTGCCTGA
- the guaA gene encoding glutamine-hydrolyzing GMP synthase, with amino-acid sequence MQHPDTVSRNDTILIVDFGSQVTQLIARRIRETGVYCEIHPFQSAGAAMAELNPKGVVLSGSPASTLDENAPTIDPVILEAGVPILGICYGQQALCMALGGKVEAGHHREFGRAEVTVHKANSLSDGVWDLDSHHQVWMSHGDRVVALPEGFEVVGTSPNAPFAMIANEERRIWAVQFHPEVVHTPDGAKLYANFVHNICGIASNWTMAAYRQKMIEKIREQVGGGKVICGLSGGVDSSVAAVLIHEAIGDQLTCIYVDHGLMRLNESEQVVTMFRDQFNIPLVHVDAEDLFVGELEGQSDPETKRKIIGRLFIEVFEEEAKKLGGADFLAQGTLYPDVIESVSFTGGPSVTIKSHHNVGGLPERMNMKLVEPLRELFKDEVRALGRELGIPESFIGRHPFPGPGLAIRCPGGITREKLGILRQADAIYLDEIRKSGQYDKIWQAFAVLLPVQTVGVMGDGRTYEFVCALRAVTSVDGMTADFYQFDMNFLGKTATRIINEVRGINRVVYDVTSKPPGTIEWE; translated from the coding sequence ATGCAGCACCCAGATACCGTCTCCCGTAACGACACCATTCTCATTGTCGACTTCGGTTCGCAAGTCACGCAGTTGATTGCGCGCCGCATTCGCGAGACCGGGGTCTATTGCGAAATCCATCCATTCCAGTCCGCAGGCGCGGCCATGGCCGAACTCAACCCGAAAGGCGTGGTGCTGTCGGGCAGCCCGGCCTCGACGCTGGACGAGAACGCCCCCACCATCGATCCGGTCATTCTCGAAGCCGGGGTGCCGATCCTGGGCATATGTTATGGCCAGCAGGCGCTTTGCATGGCGCTGGGAGGCAAGGTCGAGGCCGGGCATCATCGCGAATTCGGCCGTGCCGAGGTGACCGTGCACAAGGCCAACAGCCTTTCGGATGGCGTCTGGGACCTCGATTCGCACCATCAAGTCTGGATGAGCCACGGCGACCGCGTGGTGGCATTGCCTGAAGGGTTCGAGGTGGTGGGCACCTCGCCCAATGCGCCCTTTGCCATGATTGCCAATGAAGAGCGCCGCATCTGGGCGGTGCAGTTCCACCCCGAAGTGGTGCACACGCCCGACGGCGCCAAGCTCTACGCCAATTTTGTGCACAACATTTGCGGCATCGCCAGCAATTGGACCATGGCGGCCTACCGCCAGAAGATGATCGAGAAAATCCGAGAGCAGGTCGGCGGCGGCAAGGTTATTTGCGGCCTTTCGGGCGGTGTCGATTCCTCGGTCGCGGCTGTGCTCATCCATGAAGCGATCGGCGACCAGCTCACCTGCATCTATGTCGATCACGGCCTGATGCGGCTGAACGAGAGCGAGCAGGTCGTCACCATGTTCCGCGACCAGTTCAACATTCCGCTGGTTCATGTCGATGCCGAAGATCTGTTCGTCGGCGAACTGGAAGGCCAGTCGGACCCCGAAACCAAGCGCAAGATCATCGGTCGGCTGTTCATCGAAGTGTTCGAGGAAGAGGCCAAGAAGCTCGGCGGCGCCGATTTCCTGGCCCAGGGCACGCTTTATCCGGACGTGATCGAAAGCGTCTCCTTCACCGGCGGGCCATCGGTCACCATCAAGTCGCACCACAATGTGGGTGGCCTGCCCGAGCGCATGAATATGAAGCTTGTCGAGCCACTGCGCGAATTGTTCAAGGACGAAGTGCGTGCCCTGGGCCGTGAGCTGGGCATTCCCGAAAGCTTCATCGGCCGCCATCCCTTCCCGGGACCGGGCCTGGCCATTCGCTGCCCTGGCGGCATTACCCGCGAAAAGCTCGGCATCCTCAGGCAGGCCGACGCGATCTATCTCGATGAAATCCGCAAGTCCGGCCAGTATGACAAGATTTGGCAAGCCTTTGCCGTGCTCTTGCCGGTACAGACTGTTGGCGTCATGGGTGATGGCCGCACCTATGAATTTGTATGCGCCCTCCGGGCGGTGACCTCGGTCGATGGCATGACTGCCGATTTCTATCAGTTCGACATGAACTTCCTGGGCAAGACGGCAACCCGCATCATCAACGAAGTGCGCGGCATCAACCGGGTGGTCTACGACGTGACGTCCAAACCGCCAGGGACGATTGAGTGGGAGTAG
- a CDS encoding MFS transporter, producing the protein MIRVTPLILAVALFMEQMDSTVIATSLPAIATDIGSEPIALKLALTAYFVALAIFIPISGWMADRFGAKNIFRLAIFVFMLGSLACSFAYSLETFVASRFFQGIGSSMMTPVGRLLLVRSTPRNELVSAMAWLTVPALVAPVTGPLIGGFLTTYLSWHWIFWINIPIGVAGIILSGIYLNVPDERTPRSVDIVGFFIAAVAFAGSVFGLSVISLPALPIIYGYMTLAVGATAALLYLLHARKTKYPLLDPRLFRHKLFRSSITGGSLFRIGVGAMPFLLPLMLQLGFGLNPFQSGAITFISAIGAIISKFMVEKIFARFGFPRVLGFAAVLGGVLLAAQGLFTADTPPALMMAILLAGGVLRSIFFTGSNAIGYADISDEEASQATAIVAVAQQLSVAFGVAVAGAILEVTSTLSGGHLTLLNFQIAFFTVGGLSALAGLVYFRLPHDAGNNVSGHKAARE; encoded by the coding sequence TTGATCCGCGTTACCCCGCTCATCCTGGCGGTCGCCCTGTTCATGGAACAGATGGACTCGACCGTCATTGCCACGTCGCTGCCCGCCATCGCGACCGATATCGGCTCCGAGCCGATTGCGCTTAAACTCGCCCTCACGGCCTATTTCGTCGCCCTGGCCATTTTTATCCCGATCAGCGGCTGGATGGCGGACCGGTTCGGCGCCAAGAACATCTTCCGGCTGGCCATTTTCGTGTTCATGCTGGGCTCGCTGGCCTGTTCCTTCGCCTATTCGCTGGAAACCTTTGTAGCGTCACGCTTTTTTCAAGGAATCGGGTCATCTATGATGACGCCGGTGGGGCGCCTTTTGCTGGTACGCTCGACGCCGCGCAATGAACTGGTGTCGGCCATGGCTTGGCTGACCGTACCGGCCCTGGTGGCGCCGGTGACCGGGCCGCTGATCGGCGGGTTTCTCACCACCTATCTCAGTTGGCACTGGATTTTCTGGATCAATATTCCCATCGGAGTTGCGGGCATCATCCTCTCTGGCATCTATCTCAACGTGCCCGATGAACGCACGCCCCGCTCAGTGGATATTGTGGGCTTTTTCATCGCCGCGGTGGCGTTTGCCGGCTCGGTCTTCGGACTTTCGGTCATCAGCCTGCCGGCGCTGCCGATCATCTATGGCTATATGACCCTGGCCGTGGGCGCCACAGCGGCCCTGCTCTATCTGCTGCATGCGCGAAAAACCAAATATCCACTGCTCGATCCCAGGCTGTTCCGCCACAAGCTGTTCCGGTCCTCGATCACTGGCGGCTCGCTGTTCCGCATCGGCGTTGGCGCCATGCCGTTCCTCCTGCCGCTGATGCTGCAATTGGGTTTCGGGCTCAATCCGTTCCAATCGGGTGCGATTACCTTCATCTCGGCCATCGGCGCGATCATCAGCAAGTTCATGGTCGAAAAGATCTTCGCCCGTTTCGGCTTTCCCCGCGTGCTCGGCTTTGCGGCCGTGCTGGGCGGCGTCCTGCTAGCGGCGCAGGGCCTCTTCACCGCCGACACACCGCCGGCCCTGATGATGGCCATCCTGCTCGCAGGTGGTGTCCTGCGCTCGATCTTTTTCACCGGCTCCAACGCCATCGGCTACGCCGATATTTCAGACGAGGAAGCCAGCCAGGCCACCGCCATCGTCGCCGTGGCCCAGCAATTGTCGGTGGCCTTCGGGGTGGCGGTGGCCGGCGCCATACTTGAGGTCACGAGCACGCTGAGCGGCGGGCATCTGACGCTGCTCAATTTCCAGATCGCCTTTTTCACCGTTGGGGGGCTCAGCGCCCTGGCGGGCCTTGTTTATTTCCGCCTGCCGCATGACGCGGGCAACAATGTTTCGGGCCATAAGGCCGCCAGGGAGTGA